In Candidatus Manganitrophus noduliformans, the genomic stretch ATCGTCAATCCGATGATGGCGCAGATGCCTTATCTTCCTTTTGCGATCGAACATGCGATCTTCGGAGGGTTTTTGGGGAGCTATCCGGCGTTTCTCCCCTCCGCGGCGGAGAGTCAGGCCAAGGCGGAAAGGGAGCGGCGGGCCGCGTAGACTAAGAATCGGCGAGGTTGATCTCAGTCATTCTGGGCGGGCTTTTTCTAGAATTTCCGACAGGAACAGGGAAAACCCCACAAGATGGATACCCTTGCGCATCAATGCGTGCGCGAGATCGATCCCTTCCGAATCAATGAAAGTGACCTCTGAAAAATCGAGGATCAGTCTTCTCTGCTGAGAGAACCATCGATCGGATTCGCCTCTGAGAACATTCACCCATGGACCAACGATGCGCCCCTCCAGTTTCAGGGTGATCGTCTTCTCATCAGAATCAACCAGGCTTACTTTGAACATGGTTCCGTTTCGAATCCGTTCACGGCTTTTTGTACAAGGGGGCGTCATCCGAGCGCATCATCGGCCCATGTCGGCGCCGTGGTTGGCAACCAGGGTAAACCTCTCCAGATCCAGGATGGTGATGAACCGTTGCGACTGCTGAATCAGGCCCTGACGCCTAAAATCACTCAGAATCGAGGTCACGGTCTCTCGGATCGATCCGATGAGGTTCGCAAGCTCCTGGTGCGTCACCTTAAATTGGAGCCGCACGTTGTTCCCCACGGGTTCTCCAGTTTCGGAGCAGAGATCGATGAGAAACCGCGCCAAACGCTGACATTTCCAGATTCAAATTGACCCTGATACTTGAAGCCTGTTTTCCTCCGACATCCGCATGAGTCTAGATCGGGTGATTGACTCTGCTACCCATTTGGGATTATGATTCCCGCCATGCTGAAAAGCAAGATCTGGTACCTTCAAAGAATTAGACTCTTTAAAGAGATGACCCCCGAAGAGATGGAAGAGCTTGATCGGAAGGTCCAGATGGTATCGGTCAGGAGAAAAACGGCGCTCTTCTTCCCAGGAGATCCAGGCCAGCATGTATACGCCTTGAAGGAGGGTCGCGTCAAGATAGGGCGGATTTCAAAAACCGGACGTGTAGTAACCCTTGCCATTTTGGAGCCGGGGGAGATCTTCGGGGAGACGGAGCTTTTTGACGACACGTCACGGAGCACCCTGGCGGAAGCGCTGGAAGACAGCAAGCTCTGTGTCATCCCGAAGGATCACTTTCTTTCCATCCTCCGCAAAAAACCGGAGGTCTTTTTTCTCCTTACCAAGATGATCTGCTCACGCGCGAAGCAAATTGAAAGCCGTGTGGAAGACCTCGCCTTCCTGGATGTTCCTTCCCGGCTGCTGCGTCTTTTAACCCAGCTCTCAAGAGACTATGGGAAGAACCTCCCCCGGGGGATTCGCCTTGAACTTAAAATTACCCACCTTGAACTGGCCAACCTGATCGGATCCATCCGAGAGACGGTCAGCGCTACGTTGGGAGAATTTAGAAATCAGGGTCTCATTGATTTCGACGGCCGGCGGATCGTCCTTCTCCATCCGGACCGCCCCAAGCAGAAGACCGCCTGAGCCATCCCTCCCCGTATTCCGTCCAGGTGCTGTAGCCTTGCTTCCCATCCTGTCAACCGACATCTTTAAAAGCGATCAACTCCCTCTCGTGGACTCTCGCTGAACCCCTTCTGGGCCGTGAGGGTGAAAATTTATTTCGTAGCCTAACCTACATTTTGTTTTGATCAGATCGTTTATTCTTGCCCCATGATTGTTCTTGAACTCTTCATTTCACCCGGTTGCGTTTCGGCCCCTTCCGCGCTGGCTCTGGCGGAGGAGGCGGTCCGTCGCGTTCCGCGAGTCGATCTGATCGTTCGATCCGACCGCCAGGACCGAGCGCGGGCGAGGGAATTGGGAATCTTCATTTATCCCAGTTTTGTGCTGGATGGAGCGCTTTTTTCAATTGGAGAGCCGGGGTTGGAGCGATTAGTCCAAGCCATGGAGGAAAAAATCAGAGAGAAGGAGGAGCAGATGGCCACGATTAAACTCGTCGATGAAAAAGAGGCCGACGAAAAAGTAAAAGCGATTTATCAGGAGATCAAGAAGACATTCGGGATTCCGTTTGTGCCGAATCTTTTCAAAGCGATGGGGCACAACGCCGGCCTTCTGGAGGCGAACTGGAGGCGATTTCTCCAGGTCATGGGGCAGGGGACATTGGATCGTAAAACCAAAGAGGTCATCGCCCTCGCCGTTTCCGCGACGAACAATTGCGGCTACTGCATCGACGCCCATACGTCGGGACTCCGCCGGATGGGGGCGGACGACGCCCAAGTCTTGGAGATCATGGCCGTTGTCGATCTCTACAATGGGTGGAATAAATTCCTCGACGGGTTGAAGGTTGAATCCGATCTTGGCTAGAGGAAAGTGAATCATTCGCCACCGACATGTCACGGCAGGCGACACGCGAAGCGTGAAAGAAAATCCTGACTTTTAAAGGAGAACGCATATGAAGATCATCAGTAATAAGATTATTTATGGCATCGCCCTTTTTCTCATTGCCCTATCCACGGCTCACGCTGCAATTCCGGAAAAAGTAACACTGACTCCGGAAAAGGCCGGCGGAGGAGCCAAAGGAGAGGCGGTCATCAAGGAAAAAGGGAAAGATCAGAAGGAGGTCACGGTCCATGCCACCGGACTGAAGCCGAATTCGGTCTACACCGTCTGGGTGGTCAACATGAAGCCGAAGATGGACATGGCCGGCGTCGGCGAAGGGGATTACTCCTTCAAGTCCGATGCCAAGGGAGAAGGCCATTACACCGGAACCATCTCATTGTCAGAGCTGGAGAAGTGGCAGCTGCTTGAGATCGCGCTTCATCCGGACGGCAATCCGAAGAACATGAAGAAGATTGAGATCGCCCTGAAGGGGGATCTGAAATAAAACGGACGGTATGATCCGATGATTCCGCTCGAAAGGTCGATCCGATCGGACACCGTCAGCGGAATCATCGGATTTTCTTGGAGGAGACGGAGTGAAATCGAACAAAACGCGGGCAGCACTCTTTCTTCTCATTCTGATCGGTCTGATCACAGTTGTTCGCGCGGCCGGGCTGACCGATTACTTCGATCAGCAGCGGCTTCAAGATGCGATTGGCCGCTGGGGGATCTGGGGGCCGCTTGTTTACATTCTGATCTTCTCCGTTGCCCCCGCTCTTTTTCTTCCGGGTTTTCCCATTGCAATGGCCGGGGGCCTCGCATTCGGGCCGATCTGGGGAACCGTTTATGCCTCGGTCGGATCGAGTCTTGGAGCGGGCGTCGCGTTCCTGATTGCCCGCTATTTTATGCGGGATATCGTAGTAGAACGTTTGGGGGAGCGTTGGAAGAAAATTGATGAGGGGGTCACACGGAGGGGTTGGGCCTATGTCGCGATCACACGGTTGATTCCTCTCTTCCCCTTCAATTTTTTGAATTACGCCTTTGGCCTGACGAAAATCGGATTCGGAACCTTCTTCTTCGCCACGACACTCTTTAAGCTCCCCGGCGTCGCGGCCTATGTCGTCTTCTCCAGTTCGTTTCTCGATTTAATACAAGGGAAGATCTCCTTCGTATTTCTGATCGGGCTTGTCCTGTTTCTACTCGTTTCATTGACCCCGTTTTTATATCGAAAATGGAGAGGGGCCAAAGCTTCGCTCCCCACCGGGATGGGGATGATGGCTACGACCTTTCTTTTGGCACAGATCTAAAGAATGAGGCGATCTGAGACGGCGATTTTCCGCTTCATTCGGCGGCGAAGCAAAAGGACGACTCCGCCCTTAGAAATGAAGATCATCGAAGAGAGTAGAAATGCCTGGCGATATTCGAGATCGGGCCTCAAAAATAAAAATAGGGGGTTGATTCGAATGGCAGAGAATGGGGACAAAGCCTCCACTGCAAAATGGTTGATACTCGGCCTCTTTATCCTGGGCATTGGAGCCTTTTTTTATCTCGATCTCGGGAAATTTCTCACGCTGAACGCGCTGAAAGAAAACAGAGACGCGCTTCAAAGCTATACCGAGTCTCATTATCTATCCACCGTGATCTTTTTTATTCTGATCTATTGCATCCAGACGGCCCTTTCACTTCCGGGGGCGACGATTCTCACGCTCGCCGCCGGACTCCTCTTCGGCACCCTGTTGGGGACTTTGTATGTGAATTTGGCCGCCACATCGGGGGCGACGCTGGCCTTCCTGGCGGCCCGATATCTGTTTAGGGACCTGGTGGAACGAAAATTTGGAAAGCGGCTGGAGCCGATTCATGAGGGAATCCGTCAAAATGCCTTTTACTATCTTCTGACGCTCCGATTGATTCCTCTTTTTCCGTTCTTCCTGATCAATTTGGCTTCGGGTTTGACGCGAATGAGTTTGAGGACGTATGTGATTGCGACGGCCATCGGGATTGTTCCGGGGAGTTTTGTCTATGCCAATGCGGGAAGACAGCTTGGAACGATCGATTCGTTAAACGAAATCGGCTCGCCCAGGGTCATCGGCGCCTTTGTCCTCCTGGGACTCTTGGCGTTGTTGCCGGTCGTCTACAAAAAATGGAGCGGGAAGGCCGTAGCGGAGGCGCCTGAAAACGAAAAAT encodes the following:
- a CDS encoding STAS domain-containing protein gives rise to the protein MFKVSLVDSDEKTITLKLEGRIVGPWVNVLRGESDRWFSQQRRLILDFSEVTFIDSEGIDLAHALMRKGIHLVGFSLFLSEILEKARPE
- a CDS encoding Crp/Fnr family transcriptional regulator, giving the protein MLKSKIWYLQRIRLFKEMTPEEMEELDRKVQMVSVRRKTALFFPGDPGQHVYALKEGRVKIGRISKTGRVVTLAILEPGEIFGETELFDDTSRSTLAEALEDSKLCVIPKDHFLSILRKKPEVFFLLTKMICSRAKQIESRVEDLAFLDVPSRLLRLLTQLSRDYGKNLPRGIRLELKITHLELANLIGSIRETVSATLGEFRNQGLIDFDGRRIVLLHPDRPKQKTA
- a CDS encoding TVP38/TMEM64 family protein, producing the protein MAENGDKASTAKWLILGLFILGIGAFFYLDLGKFLTLNALKENRDALQSYTESHYLSTVIFFILIYCIQTALSLPGATILTLAAGLLFGTLLGTLYVNLAATSGATLAFLAARYLFRDLVERKFGKRLEPIHEGIRQNAFYYLLTLRLIPLFPFFLINLASGLTRMSLRTYVIATAIGIVPGSFVYANAGRQLGTIDSLNEIGSPRVIGAFVLLGLLALLPVVYKKWSGKAVAEAPENEK
- a CDS encoding carboxymuconolactone decarboxylase family protein yields the protein MIVLELFISPGCVSAPSALALAEEAVRRVPRVDLIVRSDRQDRARARELGIFIYPSFVLDGALFSIGEPGLERLVQAMEEKIREKEEQMATIKLVDEKEADEKVKAIYQEIKKTFGIPFVPNLFKAMGHNAGLLEANWRRFLQVMGQGTLDRKTKEVIALAVSATNNCGYCIDAHTSGLRRMGADDAQVLEIMAVVDLYNGWNKFLDGLKVESDLG
- a CDS encoding helix-turn-helix domain-containing protein, giving the protein MARFLIDLCSETGEPVGNNVRLQFKVTHQELANLIGSIRETVTSILSDFRRQGLIQQSQRFITILDLERFTLVANHGADMGR
- a CDS encoding VTT domain-containing protein codes for the protein MKSNKTRAALFLLILIGLITVVRAAGLTDYFDQQRLQDAIGRWGIWGPLVYILIFSVAPALFLPGFPIAMAGGLAFGPIWGTVYASVGSSLGAGVAFLIARYFMRDIVVERLGERWKKIDEGVTRRGWAYVAITRLIPLFPFNFLNYAFGLTKIGFGTFFFATTLFKLPGVAAYVVFSSSFLDLIQGKISFVFLIGLVLFLLVSLTPFLYRKWRGAKASLPTGMGMMATTFLLAQI